In the Wyeomyia smithii strain HCP4-BCI-WySm-NY-G18 chromosome 2, ASM2978416v1, whole genome shotgun sequence genome, one interval contains:
- the LOC129723947 gene encoding EH domain-binding protein 1 isoform X2, whose amino-acid sequence MGSVWKRLQRVNKRAAKFSFTVSYHELHMETTAKWRPHSLHVVWTRRSRRVVSSPLAWEPDLVNPVSSTMAWPMPDNHTIAVTLFKDIRTHELEDKDWTFVLEDISQLGKKRLLASATINMRKYASIESTQQTFSLELRPVSKKIVSAQLELTLSCVFLREGKATDEDMQSIISLMSVNNVTDIAPLDDLEDIPDLESSIEISEHMLDFTQQLEQLTTSLNSSDLATPMSVPSLSDDQTPIVSGSRDMFKEILNDRGYISLTNEGSSMDEEEKETKSAPPEIKYNATHEIPTELDSNTNQFRETCIPDTVRSLEEIHREEDEQLDPLEALEEEKTPIKPQLPAPEPAPMVQSPTAPSDIDSESFSRKSPEENQNSRAELKPLILIKSYDHQPPEKAPPVVAEPPPVEPDILAKKPILRDSTPGQDLLEWCKETTKNYHGVKVTNLTTSWRNGMAFCAIIHHFYPSLIDMTKLSPGNVIENCRTAFDAAEKLGIPRVIEPRDMNMLAVPDKLAVMTYLYQLRAHFTGHQLEVHTIGETSDDSSYVIGNYKSDKLTKDLLNLNEMITPREDDLLLRKESSTAHLLANSKALLGKMLSPARERYGYGEEVPSTVDGQLVNGSFEEDKTLYDDVGDVEGGGSTEGGVNNNNSSSAINNNRIRYNSAETNGEVESNGKRAEEEMLPRLDTQTANKFLMRHKEMSERARVMIEKLRNTSIDKTGDIDNNERQARLREQARKLIAETKAKALNLDSPSSPTKISTAQKMNFSPERTISPINNVPEFIFPTVQRIAKDSPLRNVVSPVDGSDANSNHLLKKTSLSPNKLSPSLLEVIAPKNEGRVEKVNYIQSELNKLEREQEAIDQKANALEKKLRAVMGGTMTNVSETEDQLMSQWFTLVNKKNALLRRQMQLNLLEQENDLEKKYDMLNLELRAALSIEDWRKTEEQREKEALLLAELVAIVDKRNELVQNLHSQEQAIEDDDEIERKLETVDINHKDEKCVIQ is encoded by the exons GCGCCCTCACAGTCTCCACGTCGTCTGGACCCGTCGATCGCGACGAGTTGTCTCCAGCCCGCTGGCATGGGAACCGGATCTCGTCAATCCGGTGAGTAGCACAATGGCCTGGCCAATGCCGGACAACCACACAATAGCCGTCACACTGTTCAAAGATATACGAACGCACGAACTGGAGGACAAGGACTGGACGTTTGTGCTGGAGGATATTTCCCAGCTGGGTAAGAAACGGCTCCTAGCGTCAGCCACGATTAACATGCGCAAGTACGCTAGTATAGAGTCGACCCAGCAAACGTTTTCATTGGAACTGAGGCCCGTTTCGAAGAAAATTGTTTCTGCACAATTGGAGCTAACGTTGAGTTGCGTTTTTCTGCGAGAGGGCAAAGCAACTGACGAGGATATGCAGAGTATCATTTCGCTTATGTCTGTGAACAATGTGACTGATATTGCTCCGCTGGATGATCTGGAGGATATTCCAGATTTGGAGAGCTCAATTGAAATATCCGAGCACATGCTGGACTTTACGCAACAACTGGAACAATTGACTACTAGTCTAAACAGTTCCGATCTAGCCACGCCGATGAGTG TTCCTTCTCTTTCAGACGACCAAACTCCGATCGTCAGCGGGTCAAGAGATATGTTCAAAGAAATTCTGAACGATCGTGGATACATTTCGTTGACCAACGAAGGCAGTTCAATGGATGAAGAAGAAAAGGAAACTAAATCAGCACCTCCAGAGATTAAATATAACGCGACACACGAAATTCCAACGGAATTAGATAGTAATACCAATCAGTTCCGTGAAACTTGTATCCCGGATACAGTACGCTCACTAGAAGAAATCCATAGGGAGGAAGATGAACAGCTCGATCCTTTGGAAGCACTGGAGGAAGAAAAAACACCAATCAAACCTCAACTTCCAGCACCCGAACCAGCTCCTATGGTGCAAAGTCCCACTGCACCATCAGACATAGATAGTGAATCGTTCAGCAGAAAATCTCCAGAGGAAAACCAGAACAGCCGGGCGGAGTTGAAACCTTTAATTCTAATTAAGAGCTACGATCATCAACCACCGGAAAAAGCCCCGCCTGTCGTAGCGGAACCACCTCCTGTTGAACCAGATATTCTTGCAAAGAAACCAATCTTGCGAGACAGCACACCTGGCCAAGATTTACTGGAATGGTGCAAGGAGACCACGAAAAACTACCACGGAGTGAAGGTCACGAATCTCACTACCAGCTGGCGCAACGGAATGGCATTCTGCGCCATCATCCATCACTTTTATCCCAGCCTAAT tGACATGACAAAGCTCTCCCCGGGAAATGTGATAGAAAATTGTCGAACAGCGTTCGACGCGGCTGAGAAACTAGGAATCCCACGTGTTATCGAACCACGTGATATGAATATGCTTGCCGTGCCGGATAAACTGGCCGTCATGACCTACCTGTACCAGCTGCGAGCGCATTTCACCGGTCATCAGCTTGAAGTTCACACCATCG GTGAAACATCGGACGACTCCAGCTACGTAATCGGGAACTACAAATCGGACAAACTGACAAAGGATTTGCTGAATCTGAACGAAATGATTACTCCACGAGAGGACGACTTACTGCTGCGGAAGGAATCCAGCACGGCGCATCTGTTGGCAAACTCAAAGGCACTCCTTGGCAAGATGCTGTCACCAGCCAGAGAACGGTATGGGTACGGGGAAGAAGTGCCCTCGACAGTGGACGGTCAACTGGTTAATGGTTCCTTTGAAGAAGATAAGACTCTTTATGATGATGTTGGTGATGTCGAGGGTGGAGGTAGCACTGAAGGCGGtgtaaataataacaatagttcCAGTGCTATAAACAATAATAGGATTCGTTATAATTCCGCGGAAACAAATGGAGAAGTGGAGAGCAACGGAAAGAGAGCTGAGGAAGAGATGCTTCCACGGTTGGACACCCAAACAGCGAAT AAATTCCTAATGCGGCATAAGGAAATGAGTGAAAGGGCGAGAGTTATGATTGAAAAACTAAGAAATACTAGCATAGATAAAACTGGTGATATTGATAat AACGAACGGCAAGCTCGTTTACGAGAGCAGGCACGCAAGCTTATAGCGGAAACCAAAGCTAAGGCACTGAATCTGGATTCGCCTTCGTCGCCGACGAAAATTAGCACCGCCCAAAAAATGAACTTCTCCCCCGAACGAACCATCTCACCGATCAACAACGTGCCGGAGTTTATTTTTCCTACCGTTCAGCGAATCGCTAAAGACTCACCGCTGCGGAACGTCGTCAGTCCAGTCGACGGCAGCGATGCCAACAGTAACCATCTGCTGAAGAAAACTTCGCTCTCTCCGAACAAATTGTCCCCTTCGCTGTTGGAGGTGATTGCTCCGAAAAATGAGGGCCGG GTGGAAAAAGTTAACTATATTCAAAGTGAGCTGAACAAATTGGAACGCGAACAAGAAGCAATCGATCAGAAGGCAAATGCACTGGAAAAGAAGCTACGGGCAGTTATGGGAGGAACCATGACAA ATGTGAGCGAAACTGAAGACCAACTGATGTCACAATGGTTCACCCTGGTCAACAAGAAGAACGCTCTGCTTAGGCGTCAGATGCAGCTTAATCTACT CGAGCAAGAGAACGATCTTGAGAAGAAGTATGATATGCTGAATCTAGAGCTGCGAGCAGCACTTTCGATCGAGGACTGGCGCAAAACGGAAGAGCAGCGAGAGAAGGAAGCTCTGCTTTTGGCCGAATTGGTAGCCATAGTGGACAAACGCAACGAACTGGTGCAGAATCTGCACAGTCAGGAGCAGGC TATTGAAGACGACGATGAAATCGAGCGGAAGCTGGAAACGGTGGATATCAATCACAAGGACGAAAAATGTGTGATTCAGTAA
- the LOC129723947 gene encoding EH domain-binding protein 1 isoform X4: MGSVWKRLQRVNKRAAKFSFTVSYHELHMETTAKWRPHSLHVVWTRRSRRVVSSPLAWEPDLVNPVSSTMAWPMPDNHTIAVTLFKDIRTHELEDKDWTFVLEDISQLGKKRLLASATINMRKYASIESTQQTFSLELRPVSKKIVSAQLELTLSCVFLREGKATDEDMQSIISLMSVNNVTDIAPLDDLEDIPDLESSIEISEHMLDFTQQLEQLTTSLNSSDLATPMSVPSLSDDQTPIVSGSRDMFKEILNDRGYISLTNEGSSMDEEEKETKSAPPEIKYNATHEIPTELDSNTNQFRETCIPDTVRSLEEIHREEDEQLDPLEALEEEKTPIKPQLPAPEPAPMVQSPTAPSDIDSESFSRKSPEENQNSRAELKPLILIKSYDHQPPEKAPPVVAEPPPVEPDILAKKPILRDSTPGQDLLEWCKETTKNYHGVKVTNLTTSWRNGMAFCAIIHHFYPSLIDMTKLSPGNVIENCRTAFDAAEKLGIPRVIEPRDMNMLAVPDKLAVMTYLYQLRAHFTGHQLEVHTIGETSDDSSYVIGNYKSDKLTKDLLNLNEMITPREDDLLLRKESSTAHLLANSKALLGKMLSPARERYGYGEEVPSTVDGQLVNGSFEEDKTLYDDVGDVEGGGSTEGGVNNNNSSSAINNNRIRYNSAETNGEVESNGKRAEEEMLPRLDTQTANNERQARLREQARKLIAETKAKALNLDSPSSPTKISTAQKMNFSPERTISPINNVPEFIFPTVQRIAKDSPLRNVVSPVDGSDANSNHLLKKTSLSPNKLSPSLLEVIAPKNEGRVEKVNYIQSELNKLEREQEAIDQKANALEKKLRAVMGGTMTNVSETEDQLMSQWFTLVNKKNALLRRQMQLNLLEQENDLEKKYDMLNLELRAALSIEDWRKTEEQREKEALLLAELVAIVDKRNELVQNLHSQEQAIEDDDEIERKLETVDINHKDEKCVIQ, translated from the exons GCGCCCTCACAGTCTCCACGTCGTCTGGACCCGTCGATCGCGACGAGTTGTCTCCAGCCCGCTGGCATGGGAACCGGATCTCGTCAATCCGGTGAGTAGCACAATGGCCTGGCCAATGCCGGACAACCACACAATAGCCGTCACACTGTTCAAAGATATACGAACGCACGAACTGGAGGACAAGGACTGGACGTTTGTGCTGGAGGATATTTCCCAGCTGGGTAAGAAACGGCTCCTAGCGTCAGCCACGATTAACATGCGCAAGTACGCTAGTATAGAGTCGACCCAGCAAACGTTTTCATTGGAACTGAGGCCCGTTTCGAAGAAAATTGTTTCTGCACAATTGGAGCTAACGTTGAGTTGCGTTTTTCTGCGAGAGGGCAAAGCAACTGACGAGGATATGCAGAGTATCATTTCGCTTATGTCTGTGAACAATGTGACTGATATTGCTCCGCTGGATGATCTGGAGGATATTCCAGATTTGGAGAGCTCAATTGAAATATCCGAGCACATGCTGGACTTTACGCAACAACTGGAACAATTGACTACTAGTCTAAACAGTTCCGATCTAGCCACGCCGATGAGTG TTCCTTCTCTTTCAGACGACCAAACTCCGATCGTCAGCGGGTCAAGAGATATGTTCAAAGAAATTCTGAACGATCGTGGATACATTTCGTTGACCAACGAAGGCAGTTCAATGGATGAAGAAGAAAAGGAAACTAAATCAGCACCTCCAGAGATTAAATATAACGCGACACACGAAATTCCAACGGAATTAGATAGTAATACCAATCAGTTCCGTGAAACTTGTATCCCGGATACAGTACGCTCACTAGAAGAAATCCATAGGGAGGAAGATGAACAGCTCGATCCTTTGGAAGCACTGGAGGAAGAAAAAACACCAATCAAACCTCAACTTCCAGCACCCGAACCAGCTCCTATGGTGCAAAGTCCCACTGCACCATCAGACATAGATAGTGAATCGTTCAGCAGAAAATCTCCAGAGGAAAACCAGAACAGCCGGGCGGAGTTGAAACCTTTAATTCTAATTAAGAGCTACGATCATCAACCACCGGAAAAAGCCCCGCCTGTCGTAGCGGAACCACCTCCTGTTGAACCAGATATTCTTGCAAAGAAACCAATCTTGCGAGACAGCACACCTGGCCAAGATTTACTGGAATGGTGCAAGGAGACCACGAAAAACTACCACGGAGTGAAGGTCACGAATCTCACTACCAGCTGGCGCAACGGAATGGCATTCTGCGCCATCATCCATCACTTTTATCCCAGCCTAAT tGACATGACAAAGCTCTCCCCGGGAAATGTGATAGAAAATTGTCGAACAGCGTTCGACGCGGCTGAGAAACTAGGAATCCCACGTGTTATCGAACCACGTGATATGAATATGCTTGCCGTGCCGGATAAACTGGCCGTCATGACCTACCTGTACCAGCTGCGAGCGCATTTCACCGGTCATCAGCTTGAAGTTCACACCATCG GTGAAACATCGGACGACTCCAGCTACGTAATCGGGAACTACAAATCGGACAAACTGACAAAGGATTTGCTGAATCTGAACGAAATGATTACTCCACGAGAGGACGACTTACTGCTGCGGAAGGAATCCAGCACGGCGCATCTGTTGGCAAACTCAAAGGCACTCCTTGGCAAGATGCTGTCACCAGCCAGAGAACGGTATGGGTACGGGGAAGAAGTGCCCTCGACAGTGGACGGTCAACTGGTTAATGGTTCCTTTGAAGAAGATAAGACTCTTTATGATGATGTTGGTGATGTCGAGGGTGGAGGTAGCACTGAAGGCGGtgtaaataataacaatagttcCAGTGCTATAAACAATAATAGGATTCGTTATAATTCCGCGGAAACAAATGGAGAAGTGGAGAGCAACGGAAAGAGAGCTGAGGAAGAGATGCTTCCACGGTTGGACACCCAAACAGCGAAT AACGAACGGCAAGCTCGTTTACGAGAGCAGGCACGCAAGCTTATAGCGGAAACCAAAGCTAAGGCACTGAATCTGGATTCGCCTTCGTCGCCGACGAAAATTAGCACCGCCCAAAAAATGAACTTCTCCCCCGAACGAACCATCTCACCGATCAACAACGTGCCGGAGTTTATTTTTCCTACCGTTCAGCGAATCGCTAAAGACTCACCGCTGCGGAACGTCGTCAGTCCAGTCGACGGCAGCGATGCCAACAGTAACCATCTGCTGAAGAAAACTTCGCTCTCTCCGAACAAATTGTCCCCTTCGCTGTTGGAGGTGATTGCTCCGAAAAATGAGGGCCGG GTGGAAAAAGTTAACTATATTCAAAGTGAGCTGAACAAATTGGAACGCGAACAAGAAGCAATCGATCAGAAGGCAAATGCACTGGAAAAGAAGCTACGGGCAGTTATGGGAGGAACCATGACAA ATGTGAGCGAAACTGAAGACCAACTGATGTCACAATGGTTCACCCTGGTCAACAAGAAGAACGCTCTGCTTAGGCGTCAGATGCAGCTTAATCTACT CGAGCAAGAGAACGATCTTGAGAAGAAGTATGATATGCTGAATCTAGAGCTGCGAGCAGCACTTTCGATCGAGGACTGGCGCAAAACGGAAGAGCAGCGAGAGAAGGAAGCTCTGCTTTTGGCCGAATTGGTAGCCATAGTGGACAAACGCAACGAACTGGTGCAGAATCTGCACAGTCAGGAGCAGGC TATTGAAGACGACGATGAAATCGAGCGGAAGCTGGAAACGGTGGATATCAATCACAAGGACGAAAAATGTGTGATTCAGTAA